The following coding sequences lie in one Erwinia amylovora genomic window:
- the cheW gene encoding chemotaxis protein CheW yields the protein MTGMATATKLAGETVGQEFLVFTLGEEEYGIDILKVQEIRGYDQVTRIANTPAFIKGVTNLRGVIVPIIDLRIKFAQPDVEYNDNTVVIVLNLEQRVVGIVVDGVSDVLSLTQDQIRPSPEFAVTMSTEYLTGLGALGERMLILVDIEKLLGSEDMALMDRLRSS from the coding sequence ATGACTGGGATGGCTACTGCCACCAAACTCGCCGGAGAAACCGTGGGACAGGAGTTTCTGGTGTTCACGCTGGGTGAAGAAGAGTACGGGATTGATATCCTCAAAGTGCAGGAGATCCGCGGCTACGATCAGGTCACCCGTATCGCCAATACCCCGGCGTTTATTAAAGGCGTGACCAATCTGCGTGGCGTTATCGTGCCGATTATCGATCTGCGTATTAAATTTGCCCAGCCTGACGTCGAATATAATGACAACACCGTGGTGATCGTGTTGAACCTCGAACAGCGCGTGGTGGGGATTGTGGTGGATGGAGTGTCCGACGTTCTCTCGTTAACCCAGGACCAGATCCGCCCTTCGCCGGAGTTCGCCGTAACGATGTCCACCGAGTACCTGACCGGGCTGGGCGCGCTGGGCGAAAGGATGCTGATTCTGGTCGATATCGAAAAACTGCTTGGCAGCGAAGATATGGCATTAATGGACAGGCTGCGCAGTTCATAA
- the motA gene encoding flagellar motor stator protein MotA, translating into MLIILGYIIVLGSVLGGYLMVGGHLGALYQPSEVLIIVGAGVGAFIVGNNGKAIKATLKSLPLLMRGSKYNKAVYMDLMALLYRLMAKSRQQGMLSLERDIDNPQESEIFANYPRILADKRLVDFISDYLRLMVSGNMNAFEIEALMDEEIETYEHECEVPAIALGTMGDSLPAFGIVAAVMGIIHTLAAADRPAAELGALIANAMVGTFLGILLAYGFISPLSGVLRQKCAENTKMMQCIKVTLLSSLNGYAPQIAVEFGRKTLYSTERPSFIELEEHVRNAKSPQQTSEQDA; encoded by the coding sequence TTGCTGATTATATTGGGTTATATAATTGTTCTTGGCTCGGTGTTAGGCGGCTACTTAATGGTAGGTGGCCACCTGGGCGCACTTTATCAACCTTCGGAGGTGCTGATTATTGTCGGTGCCGGCGTCGGAGCCTTTATTGTCGGTAATAACGGCAAAGCCATTAAAGCAACGTTGAAGTCACTGCCGCTACTGATGCGGGGATCAAAATATAACAAAGCCGTGTATATGGACCTGATGGCGCTGCTGTATCGCCTGATGGCTAAATCGCGCCAGCAGGGCATGCTGTCACTGGAGCGTGATATCGATAATCCACAGGAAAGTGAAATTTTCGCTAATTACCCACGCATCCTTGCCGATAAAAGACTGGTCGACTTTATTAGCGATTATTTACGCCTGATGGTCAGCGGTAATATGAATGCCTTTGAAATCGAAGCATTGATGGATGAAGAGATCGAAACCTACGAGCACGAGTGCGAAGTTCCGGCTATCGCGCTGGGCACCATGGGCGATTCTCTCCCGGCATTTGGTATCGTCGCCGCGGTAATGGGCATTATCCACACGCTTGCCGCCGCCGACCGACCGGCCGCCGAGCTTGGTGCGCTGATCGCGAATGCGATGGTAGGAACCTTCCTGGGTATTCTGTTGGCTTACGGTTTTATCTCTCCGCTGTCGGGCGTGCTGCGCCAGAAATGTGCAGAGAACACCAAGATGATGCAATGCATTAAGGTCACGCTGCTATCCAGCCTGAACGGTTATGCCCCGCAGATTGCGGTGGAATTTGGCCGTAAGACGCTGTATTCCACCGAACGCCCTTCATTTATCGAACTGGAAGAGCATGTACGCAATGCGAAATCGCCACAACAGACATCGGAACAGGACGCATGA
- a CDS encoding methyl-accepting chemotaxis protein, which produces MLGRLRISGTIICLFGLFCLMQMLASGLSFYSFRLDAHNLHQVEVSGVQRDRLGESWAALLSARLNLNRASTRAALNRPRDQVITLMDKAQVDLAAADKAFSAFQGITTVTAEGEALKREIKLVYGVYYGELAQLTAYLQNNQLQEFLDSPTQGKQDQFQQLYSRWMKHIDLLRDHAGEAGKGFYMQSKVIFAVAVVLSLLLTLTAMLWAKHGLIAPLARMRSHFERISRGDLNGQIEAGSSNELGQLFNRLQHMQQALASTVRDVRDGSRSMLTGIQEIAIGNNDLSARTEQQAASLAETAASMEQLTATVTANAENARRASELARLASGTAHKGGTLTDNVVTTMNGIADSSKKIADITSVIDGIAFQTNILALNAAVEAARAGEQGRGFAVVAGEVRNLAQRSAGAAKEIKTLIEESVSRVDHGAGLVASAGETMGEIVQSVNRVSDIMGEIAAASDEQRRGIEQVALAVSQMDQVTQQNAALVEEGAAATGALEAQAGQLTATVSRFQLDAGQESDGFAGHNLGRETQQHV; this is translated from the coding sequence ATGTTAGGTCGTTTACGTATTTCTGGCACCATTATCTGCCTGTTTGGTCTTTTCTGCCTGATGCAGATGCTGGCCAGCGGCTTGTCGTTTTACTCCTTCCGGCTTGATGCCCACAATCTGCATCAGGTTGAGGTCAGCGGCGTTCAGCGCGACAGATTGGGCGAAAGCTGGGCGGCACTGTTGAGTGCCCGTCTCAATTTGAACCGTGCGAGTACCCGTGCCGCGCTTAATCGTCCTCGTGATCAGGTAATAACCCTGATGGATAAGGCACAGGTTGACCTGGCTGCGGCCGATAAAGCATTTAGTGCTTTCCAGGGGATCACTACGGTAACGGCCGAAGGCGAGGCGCTAAAGCGAGAGATTAAACTGGTTTATGGCGTGTATTACGGTGAGCTGGCGCAGCTGACGGCCTATTTACAAAATAACCAGCTGCAGGAATTTCTCGACTCACCGACGCAGGGCAAACAGGACCAGTTCCAGCAGCTATACAGCCGTTGGATGAAGCACATCGACCTGCTGCGCGATCATGCCGGGGAAGCCGGTAAGGGTTTCTACATGCAGTCCAAAGTGATATTCGCCGTCGCGGTAGTGTTATCGCTGCTGCTAACGCTTACCGCTATGCTTTGGGCAAAGCACGGCCTGATTGCGCCGCTGGCACGTATGCGCAGCCACTTTGAACGTATTTCGCGCGGCGATCTGAATGGCCAAATCGAAGCGGGGAGCAGCAATGAGCTGGGTCAGTTATTTAACAGACTGCAGCATATGCAACAGGCGCTGGCATCGACAGTGCGTGACGTGCGTGATGGCAGTCGCAGCATGCTGACCGGCATTCAGGAAATCGCCATCGGTAACAACGATTTGTCTGCGCGTACCGAGCAGCAGGCGGCATCGCTGGCCGAGACCGCTGCCAGCATGGAACAGTTGACCGCAACGGTGACAGCCAACGCCGAAAATGCCCGCCGGGCTTCGGAGCTGGCACGTTTGGCTTCCGGCACTGCACATAAGGGCGGTACGCTGACCGACAACGTGGTGACCACCATGAACGGGATCGCCGACAGCTCGAAGAAAATTGCTGATATTACCAGCGTCATTGATGGCATCGCTTTCCAGACCAATATTCTGGCGCTCAACGCGGCGGTAGAAGCGGCGCGCGCCGGCGAGCAGGGGCGGGGTTTTGCCGTGGTGGCCGGTGAAGTCCGTAATCTGGCGCAGCGCAGCGCCGGGGCGGCGAAAGAGATCAAGACGCTGATTGAAGAGTCAGTTTCACGTGTCGATCACGGAGCCGGACTGGTGGCTTCAGCCGGAGAAACCATGGGCGAGATTGTACAAAGCGTTAATCGGGTCAGCGACATAATGGGCGAAATCGCCGCAGCCAGTGACGAACAGCGGCGTGGCATTGAACAGGTGGCGCTGGCAGTCAGCCAGATGGATCAGGTTACCCAGCAGAATGCCGCGCTGGTTGAAGAGGGTGCCGCTGCCACCGGCGCGCTGGAAGCGCAGGCCGGGCAATTAACAGCGACGGTCAGCCGGTTCCAGCTGGATGCGGGTCA
- the motB gene encoding flagellar motor protein MotB, whose translation MKHNGRPIVLVKRKKSHKHVGSHGSWKIAYADFMTAMMAFFLVMWLISISSPQQLVQIADYFKTPLKVALTGGQRSSDSSSPIPGGGLDPTEKIGEVHKVADLDKQKSKLDEIRLNRLRENLDQLIEADPRLRALRPHLIINMVQEGLRIQIIDSQNRPMFKTGSAEVESYMRDILRAIAPILNQIPNRLSLAGHTDDFPYAGGERGYSNWELSANRANASRRELVAGGLNSGKMLRVVGMSDTMKLKNRGANDAVNRRISLLVLNHDTEAQIERENAESDATEIKDTNGFKEIAAPEVPSVTSKKQDPQLSQAEPAGASAAVTSLPAATAPSAQTERDSQPR comes from the coding sequence ATGAAGCATAACGGCCGCCCCATTGTGCTGGTAAAGCGGAAAAAGTCGCATAAGCATGTCGGCTCGCACGGCTCATGGAAAATTGCCTACGCCGACTTTATGACGGCAATGATGGCCTTTTTTTTGGTGATGTGGCTGATTTCCATCTCCAGCCCTCAACAATTGGTGCAGATTGCCGATTACTTCAAAACGCCGCTAAAGGTGGCGTTAACCGGGGGACAGCGCAGCAGCGATAGCAGTAGCCCGATCCCTGGCGGGGGACTGGATCCGACAGAGAAGATCGGTGAAGTACATAAAGTGGCCGATTTGGATAAGCAAAAAAGTAAGCTGGATGAGATACGTCTTAACCGACTGCGTGAAAATCTGGACCAGCTGATTGAAGCGGATCCACGATTGCGCGCCTTGCGTCCGCACCTGATTATTAACATGGTGCAAGAAGGGCTACGCATTCAGATCATTGACAGTCAGAACCGCCCGATGTTTAAAACCGGCAGCGCTGAAGTGGAATCGTATATGCGCGATATTTTACGCGCCATTGCACCGATTCTGAATCAGATCCCTAACCGTCTTAGCCTCGCCGGCCATACTGATGACTTCCCGTACGCCGGTGGGGAACGTGGTTACAGTAACTGGGAACTTTCGGCGAACCGCGCTAACGCTTCACGCCGTGAACTGGTTGCCGGGGGGCTGAACAGTGGCAAGATGCTGCGGGTGGTGGGGATGTCTGACACCATGAAATTAAAGAACCGCGGTGCTAACGATGCGGTTAACCGACGTATCAGTCTGCTGGTTTTAAACCATGACACCGAAGCGCAGATAGAACGGGAAAATGCTGAGAGTGATGCGACAGAAATTAAAGATACTAATGGTTTTAAAGAGATAGCGGCACCGGAAGTTCCTTCCGTTACCAGTAAAAAACAAGACCCTCAACTCTCACAGGCTGAGCCTGCTGGTGCCAGCGCGGCAGTAACGTCGTTACCTGCTGCAACGGCTCCGTCAGCCCAGACCGAGCGCGACTCACAGCCGAGGTAA
- the cheA gene encoding chemotaxis protein CheA encodes MDISDFYQTFFDEADELLADMEQHLLVLDPQEPDSEQLNAIFRAAHSIKGGAGTFGFTVLQETTHILENILDGARRGEMQLSTDIVNLFLETKDIMQEQLDAYKTSTEPDAAAFEYICQALRQLALEVNGETPAADAAVSAGLESAAGAASGLRIKLTGLKVNEADLMLEELANLGTVSAVEKGESSLEATLESSVSKDDIIAVLCFVIDESQIHFPQTEVDRVTVAETLEAAQEAMPATAAPQPTSVSESAAPKREAAKKSAAKGGESSSIRVAVEKVDQLINLVGELVITQSMLAQRSSALDPVHHGDLLNSMGQLERNARDLQESVMSIRMMPMEYVFSRFPRLVRDLASKLGKEVELTLLGSSTELDKSLIERIIDPLTHLVRNSLDHGIESPDKRIAAGKHATGNLTLSAEHQGGNICIEVTDDGAGLNRERILAKALSSGLPVSDAMSDEDVGMLIFAPGFSTAEQVTDVSGRGVGMDVVKRNIQEMGGHVEISSKQGKGATIRILLPLTLAILDGMSVRVANEVFILPLNAVMESLQPQADDLKALAGAERVLEVRGEYLPLVELWKVFDVQDAKTEATQGIVVILQSAGKRYALLVDQLIGQHQVVVKNLESNYRKVPGISAATILGDGSVALIVDVSALQSLNREKRVAGAAA; translated from the coding sequence ATGGATATCAGCGATTTTTACCAGACGTTCTTTGATGAAGCCGATGAATTGTTGGCTGACATGGAACAACACCTGTTGGTTCTTGACCCACAAGAACCCGATTCGGAACAGCTAAATGCTATCTTCCGCGCGGCCCATTCCATTAAAGGCGGGGCCGGGACGTTCGGTTTTACTGTATTACAGGAAACCACGCATATTCTGGAAAATATTCTCGACGGTGCGCGCCGTGGCGAAATGCAGCTTAGCACCGATATCGTCAACCTGTTTTTGGAAACTAAAGATATTATGCAGGAACAGTTAGATGCATATAAAACCAGCACAGAACCGGATGCTGCGGCCTTTGAATACATTTGCCAGGCTCTGCGTCAGCTGGCGCTGGAAGTGAATGGGGAAACGCCGGCAGCGGATGCTGCCGTTTCAGCGGGCTTGGAGTCTGCGGCTGGTGCCGCCAGCGGGCTGCGCATCAAGCTGACCGGGCTGAAAGTCAACGAAGCCGATCTGATGCTGGAAGAACTGGCTAACCTCGGTACGGTCTCTGCGGTGGAAAAAGGTGAAAGCTCACTGGAAGCCACGCTGGAATCATCGGTCAGCAAAGACGATATCATCGCGGTATTGTGCTTTGTTATTGACGAATCGCAGATCCATTTCCCGCAAACGGAGGTGGATAGGGTCACGGTCGCGGAAACCCTGGAAGCCGCACAGGAAGCAATGCCAGCCACGGCAGCGCCGCAACCGACCAGCGTTAGCGAAAGCGCGGCACCCAAACGTGAAGCGGCGAAAAAGTCAGCGGCAAAAGGCGGCGAATCGAGCAGTATTCGCGTGGCGGTTGAAAAGGTCGATCAGCTGATCAATCTGGTGGGTGAACTGGTGATCACCCAGTCAATGCTGGCCCAGCGTTCGAGTGCACTTGACCCGGTACATCATGGAGATCTGCTGAACAGCATGGGCCAGCTGGAACGCAATGCCCGCGATTTGCAAGAGTCGGTTATGTCGATCCGCATGATGCCGATGGAGTATGTCTTCAGCCGCTTCCCGCGTCTGGTTCGCGACCTGGCCAGTAAGCTGGGGAAAGAGGTGGAGCTGACCCTGCTGGGAAGTTCAACGGAACTGGATAAGAGTTTAATCGAGCGCATTATCGATCCGTTAACGCACCTGGTGCGTAACAGCCTCGATCACGGCATCGAATCGCCGGATAAACGCATCGCTGCCGGTAAACATGCGACAGGTAACCTGACGCTTTCAGCCGAACATCAGGGCGGTAACATCTGCATTGAAGTGACCGATGACGGAGCGGGCCTCAACCGTGAACGTATTCTGGCAAAGGCATTATCCTCCGGTTTGCCGGTCAGTGATGCCATGAGCGACGAAGACGTCGGCATGCTGATTTTCGCCCCCGGTTTCTCCACCGCCGAACAGGTGACCGATGTATCCGGTCGCGGCGTGGGGATGGATGTCGTGAAACGAAATATCCAGGAGATGGGCGGGCACGTAGAAATATCCTCTAAGCAGGGCAAAGGCGCTACCATCCGCATCCTGCTGCCGCTGACGTTGGCAATCCTTGACGGAATGTCGGTACGCGTGGCGAACGAAGTCTTTATTCTGCCACTGAATGCGGTGATGGAATCACTGCAACCGCAGGCGGATGACCTGAAAGCGCTGGCAGGCGCGGAACGCGTGCTGGAAGTACGCGGCGAATATCTGCCGCTGGTCGAGCTGTGGAAGGTGTTTGATGTGCAGGATGCCAAAACCGAAGCGACTCAGGGGATTGTCGTTATCCTGCAGAGCGCGGGTAAACGTTATGCGCTGCTGGTCGATCAGCTGATTGGTCAGCACCAGGTGGTGGTGAAAAACCTGGAAAGTAATTATCGCAAAGTACCTGGCATCTCCGCCGCCACCATCCTTGGCGATGGCAGCGTGGCGCTTATCGTCGATGTCTCTGCATTGCAGTCTCTGAACCGTGAAAAGCGTGTGGCGGGAGCCGCAGCCTGA
- a CDS encoding methyl-accepting chemotaxis protein: protein MFTRIKVVTSLILVLLIFGILQLVSGGLFIKALTQDKENFALSDLSSENVTQFTDAWIALNQTRIVLNRGMLRIQSNAANAGSSASLAELSERAKQLLATARTYYATYKSTPDMPGVDPGVTKKMEEAYLNYNSALEMMTQQMDNRQLEAMFRQNIEQKQMATQVYYTKWRGLMNQRVKEGAKQSQQSYDHMLWAIAGMMALVFALIVLCWFGLRNILIRPLQATIAHISSIAEGDLTQSIEVNGYNEMAQLAGSVKNMQQALVKTVSVVRDGADAIYTGASEISSGNNDLSARTEQQAASLEQTAASMEQLTATVKQNAENARQASKLALNASETAQKGGKVVDGVVKTMSDIAGSSKKIADITSVIDGIAFQTNILALNAAVEAARAGEQGRGFAVVAGEVRNLAQRSAQAAKEIKGLIDDSVARVDSGSALVGTAGETMNDIVNAVTRVTDIMGEIASASDEQSRGIDQVGEAVNEMDRVIQQNAALVEESASASTSLEEQASRLTQAVAVFRITQQLTVAAGELKRPTIGPMAAVARPVPADRDGNWETF from the coding sequence ATGTTCACGCGTATTAAAGTCGTCACCAGCCTGATCCTCGTTCTGTTGATCTTCGGCATTTTACAACTGGTGTCCGGCGGCCTGTTTATCAAAGCGCTTACCCAGGACAAAGAAAACTTTGCGTTATCGGATCTGTCCAGTGAAAACGTCACCCAGTTTACCGACGCGTGGATTGCGCTCAACCAGACGCGCATTGTGCTGAACCGAGGCATGCTGCGTATACAAAGTAATGCCGCTAATGCGGGCAGCAGCGCATCGCTGGCGGAGTTAAGCGAGCGGGCGAAACAGCTGTTGGCTACAGCCAGGACCTACTACGCTACCTATAAATCAACGCCGGACATGCCAGGTGTCGATCCCGGGGTGACGAAAAAAATGGAAGAGGCTTATCTGAATTACAACAGCGCGCTGGAAATGATGACGCAGCAGATGGATAACAGACAGCTGGAAGCCATGTTCAGGCAAAATATCGAACAGAAGCAGATGGCGACGCAGGTTTATTACACCAAATGGCGTGGCTTAATGAATCAGAGGGTAAAGGAAGGGGCAAAACAGAGCCAGCAGTCCTACGATCATATGCTGTGGGCGATTGCCGGGATGATGGCGCTGGTATTTGCGCTGATCGTGCTGTGCTGGTTTGGCCTACGCAATATTCTTATCCGTCCGCTACAGGCGACGATTGCGCACATTAGCAGTATTGCCGAAGGCGATCTGACGCAGAGCATTGAGGTCAACGGATACAACGAAATGGCACAGCTTGCGGGCAGCGTAAAGAACATGCAGCAGGCGCTGGTCAAAACCGTCAGCGTGGTGCGCGATGGAGCCGATGCCATCTATACCGGAGCCAGTGAAATCTCGTCAGGTAATAACGATCTCTCGGCGAGAACTGAACAGCAGGCTGCTTCGCTGGAACAGACTGCCGCCAGTATGGAGCAGCTGACCGCCACGGTAAAACAGAACGCTGAAAATGCGCGTCAGGCATCAAAACTGGCGTTGAATGCGTCCGAAACCGCGCAGAAGGGCGGCAAAGTGGTGGATGGCGTGGTGAAAACCATGAGCGACATTGCCGGTAGCTCGAAGAAAATTGCTGATATTACCAGCGTGATCGACGGTATCGCCTTCCAGACTAATATCCTGGCGCTCAATGCGGCGGTAGAAGCGGCGCGAGCCGGTGAACAGGGGCGTGGTTTTGCCGTGGTGGCAGGAGAAGTGCGAAACCTGGCGCAGCGTAGCGCCCAGGCGGCGAAGGAAATCAAAGGATTGATCGATGACTCCGTAGCGCGCGTCGACAGCGGTTCGGCGCTGGTGGGAACCGCCGGGGAAACCATGAACGATATCGTCAATGCGGTCACCCGCGTCACCGACATTATGGGTGAAATTGCTTCTGCCAGCGATGAACAGAGTCGCGGCATTGACCAGGTGGGAGAAGCGGTAAACGAAATGGACCGTGTGATCCAGCAGAATGCTGCGCTGGTGGAAGAGTCAGCATCGGCTTCGACCTCACTGGAGGAGCAGGCCAGCCGGCTGACACAGGCGGTAGCCGTGTTCCGTATTACGCAGCAGCTCACCGTTGCCGCTGGCGAGCTGAAACGCCCGACGATCGGCCCGATGGCAGCAGTGGCACGGCCGGTACCGGCAGATCGTGACGGCAACTGGGAAACGTTCTGA
- the flhD gene encoding flagellar transcriptional regulator FlhD — protein sequence MGTSELLKQIYDINLSYLLLAQRIINQEKVSAMFRLGIDEAMADALARLTLPEMVKLAETNQLVCQFRFDDHQSISRLTRESRVEDLQQIHTGILLSSRLLRNVTKEQETPKKRAAS from the coding sequence ATGGGTACATCAGAATTACTCAAACAAATTTACGACATCAATTTGTCTTACTTATTGCTTGCACAACGAATAATTAATCAGGAAAAAGTATCGGCGATGTTTCGCCTGGGTATTGACGAAGCTATGGCTGACGCCCTGGCGAGGCTGACATTGCCAGAAATGGTTAAGCTTGCCGAGACTAACCAACTGGTTTGTCAGTTCCGCTTCGACGACCACCAGTCAATCAGTCGCTTAACCAGGGAGTCACGGGTGGAAGACTTGCAGCAAATCCATACCGGTATCCTGCTATCCAGTCGTTTGTTACGTAACGTGACGAAAGAACAAGAGACGCCGAAAAAAAGGGCAGCCAGCTAA
- the otsA gene encoding alpha,alpha-trehalose-phosphate synthase, whose protein sequence is MSRLVVVSNRIAIPDGSKASAGGLTVGIVDALKTTGGVWYGWNGEINEIGEDDDEVNILEQGGITYASFGLNQNDYDLYYLQFSNAVLWPAFHYRLDLVNFQREAWEGYHRVNSLLAQRLQPLLKQDDILWIHDYHLLPFAAELRKRGVTNRIGFFLHIPFPTPEIFTALPPHAELLQMMCEYDLLGFQTESDRVAFIECVSSLTPLQSDGKQHRAFDHAFATEVYPIGIEPDSIKEMAEGPLPPKMVAMKRDLGDAQNIIACERLDYSKGLPERFLAYEALLEHYPQHHGKIRYSQIAPTSRGDVQAYQDIRHQLETEAGRINGKYGTLGWTPLYYLNQHFDRRLLMKIFRLTDIGLVTPLRDGMNLVAKEYVAAQDPDNPGVLVLSRFAGAANELTSALIVNPYDRDDVAAALHRALTMPRTERIARYNDMMAVLRQNDITHWRESYLQDLRSVTPSRALADNHKLASHLSKLA, encoded by the coding sequence ATGAGTCGCTTAGTAGTCGTATCTAACCGTATCGCCATTCCTGATGGCAGTAAGGCCAGTGCCGGGGGCCTGACCGTAGGCATCGTTGACGCGCTAAAAACAACCGGCGGCGTATGGTATGGCTGGAACGGTGAGATAAATGAAATTGGTGAAGATGACGATGAAGTCAACATTCTGGAGCAGGGCGGTATTACCTATGCCTCTTTTGGCCTGAATCAGAACGACTATGATCTTTACTACCTGCAGTTTTCTAATGCCGTACTTTGGCCAGCGTTTCATTACCGCCTCGACCTGGTCAACTTCCAACGTGAAGCGTGGGAAGGGTACCACCGCGTGAATTCGCTGCTGGCTCAGCGCTTGCAGCCGTTGCTTAAACAGGATGATATCCTGTGGATCCACGATTATCATCTGCTACCGTTTGCTGCTGAACTGCGCAAGCGGGGCGTCACCAACCGTATTGGTTTTTTCCTGCACATTCCCTTTCCCACCCCGGAAATCTTCACTGCGCTACCGCCCCATGCCGAGCTGTTGCAGATGATGTGCGAATACGATTTGTTGGGCTTCCAGACGGAAAGTGACCGCGTGGCGTTTATCGAATGCGTATCGTCACTGACCCCGCTGCAAAGCGATGGCAAACAGCATCGGGCTTTTGACCATGCCTTTGCCACTGAGGTCTATCCGATTGGCATTGAACCCGACAGTATTAAAGAAATGGCCGAAGGCCCGCTACCGCCGAAAATGGTGGCAATGAAGAGAGATCTTGGTGACGCACAGAATATTATCGCCTGTGAACGGCTGGATTACTCCAAAGGGTTACCGGAGCGCTTCCTTGCCTATGAGGCGCTGCTGGAGCATTATCCGCAGCATCACGGCAAAATCCGCTATTCGCAGATTGCCCCCACCTCGCGTGGCGATGTTCAGGCTTACCAGGACATCCGTCACCAGCTGGAAACTGAAGCGGGGCGAATTAACGGTAAATATGGCACCTTAGGCTGGACCCCGCTCTACTATCTCAATCAGCATTTTGATCGCAGGCTGTTAATGAAAATCTTCCGTCTGACCGACATCGGGCTGGTGACGCCATTGCGTGACGGGATGAACCTGGTGGCAAAAGAGTATGTTGCTGCTCAGGATCCAGACAATCCGGGGGTCCTGGTGCTTTCGCGCTTTGCCGGAGCAGCAAATGAGCTGACCTCCGCTCTGATTGTCAACCCGTACGACCGTGATGACGTGGCTGCGGCTCTGCATCGCGCCTTAACGATGCCGCGCACTGAGCGCATCGCACGCTATAACGACATGATGGCGGTTCTGCGCCAAAACGATATTACTCACTGGCGTGAGAGTTATCTGCAAGATCTGCGCTCAGTGACACCGTCACGTGCATTGGCTGATAATCACAAGCTTGCAAGCCATCTGTCAAAACTTGCCTGA
- the flhC gene encoding flagellar transcriptional regulator FlhC — protein sequence MGEKSIVQEARDIQLAIELITLGARLQMLESETQLSRGRLIKLYKELRGSPPPKGMLPFSTDWFMTWEQNIHASMFCNAWQFMVKSGLCHGVEAVIKAYRLYLEQCPQQDDGPLLALTRAWTLVRFVESGMLELTDCKCCGGSFISHAHQPRGSFACSLCQPPSRAVKRRKLSPETVDNNSQLLDEQVKQAV from the coding sequence ATGGGCGAAAAAAGCATTGTTCAGGAAGCTCGTGATATTCAACTGGCAATAGAGTTGATCACTCTGGGCGCTCGCCTGCAAATGTTAGAGAGTGAAACTCAGTTAAGCCGTGGCCGCTTAATTAAGTTATATAAGGAGCTGCGCGGTAGCCCGCCGCCAAAAGGCATGTTGCCATTTTCCACCGACTGGTTTATGACCTGGGAGCAGAACATTCATGCTTCCATGTTCTGTAATGCCTGGCAATTTATGGTGAAAAGCGGGCTATGTCACGGCGTTGAGGCGGTGATCAAAGCCTACCGACTCTATCTTGAACAGTGCCCGCAACAGGATGATGGCCCGCTACTGGCGCTGACACGCGCCTGGACCCTGGTGCGGTTTGTCGAAAGCGGCATGCTGGAATTAACCGATTGCAAATGCTGTGGAGGAAGTTTTATCAGTCACGCACATCAACCGCGTGGAAGCTTTGCCTGCAGCCTTTGCCAGCCACCCTCCAGGGCGGTAAAAAGACGTAAACTTTCGCCTGAAACTGTCGATAACAACTCACAACTGCTGGATGAACAGGTTAAACAAGCTGTTTAA